In Deltaproteobacteria bacterium, a single genomic region encodes these proteins:
- a CDS encoding OmpH family outer membrane protein, producing the protein MKKVIQAGIFSFIFLLSTPSSWGETTIGFVDVNKIIQQSAAGSSAMKELTAFKEKKNTVADAREKSLRKLQDQINLTMSQNPADASLPKQQRDYRDAVEEYNRLRAENQAEITKKDRELTSRILEEIYTICNNLKREKGYTYVFDKGQSGVIVFPPGNDITLEVIERYDRRYPSGGR; encoded by the coding sequence ATGAAAAAGGTTATCCAGGCGGGGATATTTTCCTTTATTTTTCTTTTGTCGACCCCATCATCCTGGGGAGAAACAACGATCGGTTTCGTGGATGTGAATAAAATCATTCAACAGTCCGCCGCCGGTTCGTCAGCCATGAAGGAACTGACGGCCTTCAAGGAAAAGAAGAACACGGTTGCGGATGCTCGGGAGAAAAGCCTCAGGAAGTTGCAGGATCAGATCAATCTGACGATGTCGCAGAATCCCGCGGATGCATCTTTGCCCAAGCAACAGAGGGATTATCGGGACGCCGTCGAGGAATATAACCGATTGCGAGCGGAAAATCAGGCCGAAATCACGAAAAAGGACCGAGAATTGACCTCTCGGATTCTCGAGGAAATTTACACGATCTGCAATAACCTGAAGCGTGAAAAGGGCTACACCTATGTGTTCGACAAAGGCCAGAGCGGTGTCATCGTATTTCCCCCGGGAAACGACATCACCCTGGAGGTGATTGAAAGATACGACAGACGTTATCCGTCCGGGGGCAGATAG
- a CDS encoding C39 family peptidase — protein MFSVTKGILMAFLVLVFGGNAAVAGMIEFKAGLQGTVLRKPVKSMKEMRYEGIVRQRLDISCGTAALATVLKYYYGQDVSEEDVIADILNHGDREQIAQKGFSMLDLKRYTERMGGFRAEGYRVSFDSLKKLKLPSIVLLNLRGFNHFVVLRGVRGDRVFISDPIIGRRTINAGEFTDGWNGIVLLVLGKEQQFGNGDYFGKLQDLGVSKEEIWRIKDKYVGAPMLSAPFEIKNF, from the coding sequence ATGTTTTCTGTCACAAAAGGAATCCTGATGGCTTTCCTGGTTCTTGTTTTCGGAGGAAATGCCGCCGTTGCCGGCATGATCGAATTCAAGGCGGGTCTTCAGGGAACGGTACTGCGAAAGCCGGTCAAGAGCATGAAGGAGATGCGCTATGAAGGCATCGTCCGGCAGAGGCTCGATATCAGTTGCGGTACCGCAGCCTTGGCGACCGTGCTGAAGTATTACTACGGCCAGGATGTTTCGGAAGAGGACGTGATTGCGGACATCCTGAATCACGGCGACCGGGAGCAGATCGCCCAGAAAGGCTTTTCCATGCTCGATCTGAAACGCTACACGGAGCGGATGGGCGGGTTCCGCGCGGAGGGGTATCGCGTGTCCTTCGACAGCCTGAAGAAATTGAAACTGCCGTCCATCGTTCTCTTGAACCTGAGAGGATTCAACCATTTCGTGGTGTTGCGAGGCGTTCGTGGGGACCGGGTTTTTATCAGCGACCCCATCATCGGCCGTCGCACCATCAATGCCGGCGAGTTTACCGACGGCTGGAATGGTATCGTTCTTCTGGTGCTGGGAAAGGAACAACAGTTTGGAAATGGGGATTATTTCGGGAAACTGCAGGACCTTGGCGTATCCAAAGAGGAGATATGGCGAATCAAGGATAAATACGTGGGAGCGCCCATGTTGAGCGCGCCTTTTGAAATAAAGAATTTTTGA